The following proteins are co-located in the Apium graveolens cultivar Ventura chromosome 5, ASM990537v1, whole genome shotgun sequence genome:
- the LOC141660005 gene encoding pre-mRNA-splicing factor ISY1-like, with amino-acid sequence MDRNKEKVESMLNRFVNMEIEQKPVSKQWRPRASQCEHLVRDLNDEINKLLPEKLRWEHKIIDLGGPNYIKRLSVSSDENIDDVTKKHSDSYRYLGAMKKLNGVREVFETKLAGSRKRRKTGDDMFKRILEEFVLLAMEEKVS; translated from the exons ATGGATCGTAACAAAGAAAAAGTTGAATCTATGCTTAATAGATTCGTCAACATGGAAATTGAACAAAAACCAGTTTCAAAACAATGGCGTCCCCGTGCTTCACAAT GTGAACACCTTGTACGTGATCTTAATGATGAAATCAACAAACTTTTACCAGAGAAATTGCGCTGGGAACATAAAATAATTGATCTAGGTGGACCTAACTATATTAAACGTTTATCGGTAAGTAGTGATGAAAATATTGATGATGTGACTAAGAAGCATAGTGATAGTTATAGGTATTTGGGAGCAATGAAGAAGTTGAATGGTGTGCGAGAGGTGTTTGAGACGAAGCTAGCGGGGTCAAGAAAAAGGAGGAAGACTGGGGATGATATGTTTAAGAGGATTTTGGAGGAATTTGTACTTTTGGCAATGGAGGAGAAGGTTAGCTAG